One region of Brassica napus cultivar Da-Ae chromosome A10, Da-Ae, whole genome shotgun sequence genomic DNA includes:
- the LOC106420452 gene encoding phototropin-2 isoform X1, with translation MERPRAPPSIFTELEPLSERKSLEVFNPSSGKEVNGSASASSKPHDENGKGSSSKWMEFQDTAKLAERTAEWGLSAVKPDSGEDGISFKVSSEVDRSKTSRRSSEESSSSESGAFPRVSQELKTALSTLQQTFVVSDATQPHCPIVYASSGFFTMTGYSSKEIVGRNCRFLQGPDTDQKEVAKIRDAVKNGKSYCGRLLNYKKDGTPFWNLLTITPIKDDQGNTIKFIGMQVEVSKYTEGVNDKALRPNGLSKSLIRYDARQKEKALDSITEVVQTVRHRKSQVRDSVSNDVMVTPGSTTTTTPVRQAIQPDEASKSARTPGRVSTPAKSKSKSLDVPSVEPEELMLSTEVIEPRDSWDRLERERDIRQGIDLATTLERIEKNFVISDPRLPDTPIIFASDSFLELTEYTREEILGRNCRFLQGPETDQATVQKIRDAIREQREITVQLINYTKSGKKFWNLFHLQPMRDQKGELQYFIGVQLDGSDHVEPLRNRLSERTEMQSSKLVKATATNVDEAVRELPDANMRPEDLWAAHSKPVYPLPHKKESTSWKAIQKIQASGETVGLHHFKPIKPLGSGDTGSVHLVELKGTGELYAMKAMEKTMMLNRNKVHRACIEREIISLLDHPFLPTLYASFQTSTHVCLITDFCPGGELFALLDRQPMKFLSEDSARFYAAEVVIGLEYLHCLGIVYRDLKPENILLMKDGHIVLADFDLSFMTACTPQLIIPPAPSKRRRSKSQPLPTFVAEPNAQSNSFVGTEEYIAPEIITGSGHTSAIDWWALGILLYEMLYGRTPFRGKNRQKTFANILHKDLTFPSSIPVSLVGRQLINMLLNRDPSSRLGSKGGANEIKQHAFFRGINWPLIRGMSPPPLEAPLRIIEKDPKAKDINWEDDGVLVNSIDIDLF, from the exons ATGGAGAGGCCAAGAGCCCCTCCGTCTATCTTCACGGAATTAGAGCCATTAAGTGAACGCAAATCACTTGAGGTTTTCAACCCCTCGAGTGGTAAAGAGGTAAACggatcagcttcagcttcatCAAAGCCTCACGATGAAAATGGAAAAGGAAGCAGCAGTAAGTGGATGGAGTTTCAAGATACTGCAAAGTTAGCAGAGAGAACTGCTGAATGGGGTTTATCAGCTGTTAAGCCGGACTCAGGGGAAGATGGCATTAGTTTCAAGGTGTCAAGTGAAGTGGACCGAAGCAAGACGTCTAGGAGGTCATCTGAAGAATCGTCATCTTCTGAATCTGGGGCTTTCCCTAGAGTGTCACAGGAGCTCAAAACCGCGCTTTCCACGTTGCAGCAGACTTTTGTAGTCTCTGATGCTACACAGCCACACTGTCCCATAGTGTATGCAAGCAGTGGATTCTTCACCATGACTGGTTACTCTTCCAAGGAGATTGTTGGAAGAAACTG CCGGTTTCTGCAAGGGCCGGACACAGACCAGAAAGAGGTTGCCAAAATCAGAGATGCTGTCAAGAATGGAAAAAGTTACTGTGGAAGGCTCTTGAATTACAAGAAGGACGGAACTCCCTTCTGGAATCTTCTCACAATCACTCCTATTAAGGATGACCAAGGCAACACCATCAAGTTCATTGG GATGCAGGTTGAAGTAAGCAAATACACAGAAGGCGTAAACGATAAAGCATTGAGGCCTAATGGACTCTCTAAATCCCTAATCCGATATGATG CTCGCCAGAAGGAGAAAGCTTTGGATTCCATTACTGAGGTCGTGCAAACAGTAAGACATCGCAAGTCTCAAGTGCGAGATTCCGTGAGCAATGATGTAATGGTGACGCCTGGtagtactactactactacaccTGTTAGACAAGCTATACAACCAGATGAGGCTTCAAAGTCAGCCAGAACACCTGGGCGTGTTTCTACTCCAGCGAA GTCAAAGAGCAAATCGCTTGATGTTCCAAGTGTGGAACCTGAAGAATTGATGTTGAGCACAGAAGTAATAGAGCCGAGGGACAGTTGGGACCGTTTAGAAAGAGAAAGGGATATTCGTCAAGGCATTGATCTGGCTACCACTCTTGAGCGCATAGAGAAGAATTTCGTCATCAGTGATCCTCGTCTTCCTGATACCCCCATT ATATTTGCATCAGACAGCTTTCTTGAACTGACAGAGTATACACGTGAGGAAATTTTGGGGAGAAACTGTCG GTTTCTTCAGGGGCCAGAGACAGATCAAGCGACTGTCCAGAAGATAAGAGACGCAATTAGAGAGCAAAGGGAGATAACTGTACAGTTGATAAACTACACGAAGAGCG GAAAGAAATTCTGGAACTTATTCCACTTGCAACCTATGCGTGATCAGAAG GGAGAGCTTCAATACTTCATCGGTGTGCAGCTTGATGGAAGTGATCATGTGGAACCTCTCCGAAATCGTTTGTCTGAGAGAACAGAGATGCAGAGTTCTAAACTG GTGAAAGCCACAGCAACAAATGTAGATGAAGCTGTGAGAGAACTTCCAGATGCTAATATG CGACCGGAAGACCTTTGGGCTGCACACTCAAAGCCTGTCTACCCACTCCCTCACAAAAAGGAGAGTACTTCCTGGAAAGCAATACAAAAG ATCCAAGCAAGTGGAGAAACAGTGGGACTTCATCATTTCAAGCCAATAAAACCGTTGGGCTCTGGTGATACTGGCAG TGTTCATTTGGTTGAACTGAAAGGCACAGGTGAGTTGTACGCCATGAAGGCAATGGAGAAAACCATGATGTTAAATCGTAACAAG GTTCACAGAGCATGCATCGAAAGAGAAATCATTTCCCTTCTGGATCATCCTTTCCTTCCCACTCTCTACGCTTCCTTTCAG ACATCTACGCATGTTTGTTTGATTACAGACTTCTGCCCCGGTGGAGAGTTGTTTGCACTGCTTGACAGACAACCCATGAAATTTTTGTCGGAGGATTCAGCAAG GTTCTATGCAGCAGAGGTCGTTATCGGCTTGGAATATCTTCACTGCTTAG GGATAGTATACCGAGACTTGAAGCCTGAGAATATACTGCTCATGAAGGATGGACACATTGTATTAGCAGACTTTGATCTATCATTCATGACGGCCTGCACAcctcag CTTATTATTCCACCTGCACCTAGCAAACGAAGGAGGTCCAAGAGTCAACCACTACCGACTTTTGTTGCAGAACCAAACGCCCAGTCAAACTCGTTTGTAGGGACTGAAGAATACATTGCGCCT GAGATAATCACGGGCTCTGGTCATACGAGTGCAATTGATTGGTGGGCACTAGGGATATTGTTGTATGAGATGCTTTATGGTCGCACACCTTTCAGGGGTAAGAATAGGCAGAAAACATTTGCCAACATCTTGCACAAAGATCTCACTTTCCCCAGCAGTATCCCT GTAAGTCTTGTAGGTAGACAGTTGATCAACATGTTGCTAAATAGAGATCCAAGCAGCCGGTTAGGATCCAAAGGTGGGGCTAATGAGATAAAGCAGCATGCTTTCTTCCGTGGGATCAATTGGCCTCTCATACGGGGCATG AGCCCTCCACCACTGGAAGCACCGTTGCGTATAATAGAGAAAGATCCGAAAGCCAAAGATATAAACTGGGAAGATGATGGGGTGCTTGTGAATTCTATTGACATTGATCTCTTCTAA
- the LOC106435886 gene encoding nuclear pore complex protein NUP62-like: MLLDDVFSASSSSASVSAPSPFGAAPASGSAPLFGSSSSLFSAPSSAAGSSSPLFATSSSSATTTQTSLVVASTTGTSTTVAAPVAGAPKLPSEITGKTVEEEWNTELEERTGSFRKQANAIAEWDKRILQNRDVFLRLEEEVDTIIPNIPRDGPRRLVKNAVRDWSATFRTASRAGQVRRVPPKDKPAAVRDGTGRESPIDISIHWFKAFPVR; encoded by the exons ATGCTTCTTGATGATGTCTTCtctgcttcatcttcttctgcgaGTGTTTCAGCACCATCTCCTTTCGGAGCAGCGCCAGCCAGTGGTTCAGCACCACTCTTTGGATCTTCCTCATCCTTATTCTCCGCTCCTTCATCTGCAGCCGGATCGAGTTCTCCTCTCTTCGCTACATCCTCATCATCTGCTACTACAACGCAGACATCTCTTGTTGTGGCTTCGACGACTGG GACAAGCACAACTGTTGCAGCTCCAGTGGCTGGTGCTCCCAAGTTACCATCTGAAATAACTGGCAAAACTGTTGAGGAG GAGTGGAATACTGAGCTAGAAGAGCGTACAGGGAGTTTCCGGAAACAGGCAAATGCAATAGCTGAATGGGATAAGCGGATCCTGCAGAACCGTGATGTTTTTTTGAGGCTTGAG GAAGAAGTAGACACTATAATACCCAATATCCCGCGGGACGGCCCGCGAAGGCTTGTAAAAAATGCGGTACGGGATTGGTCAGCTACTTTCAGAACCGCATCCCGCGCGGGACAAGTCCGCCGTGTCCCACCCAAAGACAAACCCGCAGCGGTCCGGGACGGGACGGGACGGGAGAGCCCAATTGACATCTCTATTCACTGGTTTAAAGCATTTCCCGTTAGATAA
- the LOC106420454 gene encoding protein REPRESSOR OF SILENCING 3-like translates to MEGGGSGGGGGGGVRLHVGGLGESVGRDDLLKIFSPMGFVEAVEFVRTKGRSFAYIDFSPASENSLTKLFSTYNGCKWKGGKLRLEKAKEHYMARLKREWAESASVSASSDDTVKAPEKLTPSTHLNIFFPRLRKVKAMPLSGTGKHKYSFQRVAVPSLLPKTFCDCEEHSASLTPQETHARDVEALNVGINEEEVNIMNSVMNKLLQKDDIVINEKDDIIVDTKDNILINVVSNGKDMMDAELSNLSRKRKSMLDQTPAEGCTEGHKGNNIHPNKKRQSIIPEGSGRQEASQAIREKKKPSEVDPDEPSRTTGVKKSNDNISWSQKSSWKALVANGNSSNFSVSSFLPDVSSSKAVQPASDTDVEGSDHSESEDTDVVDSDHSESEDNDVEGSDYSESEDADVEGPDHSESEDNGVVGSDHPESEDDDVEGSEHPESEDADVEGSDYSESEDADVEGSDHSESEDADVEGSDHSESEDADVESSDHPESEDADVADIDVDAETVELAASTEGDSEDGSLNVEKDENVADDLNAEKESLVLEDSVDHDVNEEETKKGQLEDSKKSAGASSWLQKASWTQLVRDQNASFSITQLFPNLPPEKTEADRVNSSGDGQFTYSNKSGSANGVEAAGVHGASSSTPLRSLKENQQIVKAKNVSGGSRLGVKRPIRREIGSGESCAFMRSETSVSEWKRAKKALSEPSRKKKSEE, encoded by the exons ATGGAGGGAGGCGGAagtggcggcggcggcggcggcggcgttAGGCTTCATGTCGGAGGATTAGGAGAAAGCGTCGGGAGAGACGATCTTCTCAAGATCTTCTCTCCCATGGGCTTCGTCGAAGCTGTTGAATTTGTCAGGACCAAAGGTCGCTCCTTTGCTTACATCGACTTCTCTCCCGCCTCCGAGAACTCACTCACTAAGCTCTTCTCCACG TATAATGGATGTAAGTGGAAAGGAGGGAAGCTGCGGCTGGAGAAAGCGAAAGAGCATTACATGGCTCGCTTGAAGAGGGAATGGGCAGAGTCAGCTTCTGTTTCTGCTTCTTCTGATGACACTGTTAAAGCTCCCGAGAAGTTAACTCCTTCCACTCACCTTAACATCTTCTTTCCCAGACTCAGAAAG GTGAAAGCTATGCCACTAAGTGGAACTGGCAAACATAAGTATAGCTTCCAGCGTGTTGCGGTGCCTTCTCTTCTTCCCAAGACCTTTTGCGATTGTGAAGAGCACTCTGCTTCTCTCACTCCTCAGGAAACTCATGCCCGTGATGTGGAAGCGCTTAATGTGGGGATAAATGAAGAAGAGGTGAATATTATGAACTCCGTGATGAATAAGCTTCTTCAGAAAGACGACATCGTCATCAATGAGAAAGATGACATCATCGTAGATACCAAAGATAACATTTTGATCAATGTGGTATCTAATGGGAAGGACATGATGGACGCAGAGCTGAGTAACTTGTCAAGAAAACGG AAATCAATGCTCGATCAAACACCAGCAGAAGGATGTACTGAGGGACATAAGGGGAACAACATTCATCCAAACAAAAAGAGGCAATCAATCATCCCAGAGGGAAGTGGAAGACAGGAAGCTTCACAGGCCATACGTGAAAAGAAGAAACCTTCTGAAGTCGATCCGGATGAACCAAGCAGGACAACAGGCGTCAAGAAGTCGAATGACAATATTTCCTGGTCTCAAAAGTCTTCCTGGAAAGCACTTGTGGCCAATGGAAACAGCAGTAATTTTAGCGTATCCAGTTTTTTGCCAGATGTTAGCTCCAGTAAAGCAGTACAACCTGCATCAGACACTGATGTTGAAGGTTCAGACCATTCAGAGTCAGAGGATACTGACGTTGTAGATTCAGACCACTCAGAGTCAGAAGATAATGACGTTGAAGGTTCAGACTACTCAGAGTCGGAAGATGCTGATGTTGAAGGTCCAGACCACTCAGAGTCAGAAGATAATGGCGTTGTAGGTTCAGACCACCCTGAGTCagaagatgatgatgttgaagGTTCAGAGCACCCAGAGTCGGAAGATGCTGACGTTGAAGGTTCAGACTACTCAGAGTCAGAAGACGCTGACGTTGAAGGTTCAGACCACTCAGAGTCAGAAGATGCTGACGTTGAAGGTTCAGACCACTCAGAGTCAGAAGATGCTGACGTTGAAAGTTCAGACCACCCAGAGTCAGAAGATGCTGACGTTGCTGACATAGATGTGGATGCTGAGACAGTGGAACTTGCAGCAAGCACCGAGGGCGATAGTGAGGATGGAAGTTTGAACGTGGAAAAGGATGAGAATGTGGCAGATGATTTGAATGCAGAAAAGGAAAGCTTAGTCTTGGAAGATAGCGTGGATCATGATGTGAACGAAGAAGAGACAAAGAAAGGACAGCTGGAAGATAGTAAGAAGTCAGCAGGAGCCTCATCATGGCTTCAGAAGGCTTCTTGGACTCAGCTGGTTAGGGACCAGAATGCTTCATTCAGTATTACTCAACTCTTCCCGAATCTACCTCCTGAGAAGACCGAAGCAGATAGAGTGAACAGCAGTGGAGATGGCCAGTTCACCTACTCTAACAAGAGTGGAAGTGCCAATGGTGTTGAGGCTGCGGGAGTCCACGGGGCTAGTAGTAGTACCCCTCTGAGAAGTTTAAAGGAGAATCAGCAGATTGTGAAGGCTAAGAATGTGAGTGGAGGAAGTAGATTGGGTGTGAAGAGGCCGATTAGGAGAGAGATTGGATCAGGGGAGAGTTGCGCTTTTATGAGAAGCGAGACTTCTGTGAGCGAGTGGAAAAGGGCTAAGAAGGCATTGAGCGAGCCAAGCAGAAAGAAGAAAAGTGAAGAATGA
- the LOC106420452 gene encoding phototropin-2 isoform X2 — MERPRAPPSIFTELEPLSERKSLEVFNPSSGKEVNGSASASSKPHDENGKGSSSKWMEFQDTAKLAERTAEWGLSAVKPDSGEDGISFKVSSEVDRSKTSRRSSEESSSSESGAFPRVSQELKTALSTLQQTFVVSDATQPHCPIVYASSGFFTMTGYSSKEIVGRNCRFLQGPDTDQKEVAKIRDAVKNGKSYCGRLLNYKKDGTPFWNLLTITPIKDDQGNTIKFIGMQVEVSKYTEGVNDKALRPNGLSKSLIRYDARQKEKALDSITEVVQTVRHRKSQVRDSVSNDVMVTPGSTTTTTPVRQAIQPDEASKSARTPGRVSTPAKSKSKSLDVPSVEPEELMLSTEVIEPRDSWDRLERERDIRQGIDLATTLERIEKNFVISDPRLPDTPIIFASDSFLELTEYTREEILGRNCRFLQGPETDQATVQKIRDAIREQREITVQLINYTKSGKKFWNLFHLQPMRDQKGELQYFIGVQLDGSDHVEPLRNRLSERTEMQSSKLVKATATNVDEAVRELPDANMRPEDLWAAHSKPVYPLPHKKESTSWKAIQKIQASGETVGLHHFKPIKPLGSGDTGSVHLVELKGTGELYAMKAMEKTMMLNRNKVHRACIEREIISLLDHPFLPTLYASFQTSTHVCLITDFCPGGELFALLDRQPMKFLSEDSARFYAAEVVIGLEYLHCLGIVYRDLKPENILLMKDGHIVLADFDLSFMTACTPQLIIPPAPSKRRRSKSQPLPTFVAEPNAQSNSFVGTEEYIAPEIITGSGHTSAIDWWALGILLYEMLYGRTPFRGKNRQKTFANILHKDLTFPSSIPVSLVGRQLINMLLNRDPSSRLGSKGGANEIKQHAFFRGINWPLIREPSTTGSTVAYNRERSESQRYKLGR, encoded by the exons ATGGAGAGGCCAAGAGCCCCTCCGTCTATCTTCACGGAATTAGAGCCATTAAGTGAACGCAAATCACTTGAGGTTTTCAACCCCTCGAGTGGTAAAGAGGTAAACggatcagcttcagcttcatCAAAGCCTCACGATGAAAATGGAAAAGGAAGCAGCAGTAAGTGGATGGAGTTTCAAGATACTGCAAAGTTAGCAGAGAGAACTGCTGAATGGGGTTTATCAGCTGTTAAGCCGGACTCAGGGGAAGATGGCATTAGTTTCAAGGTGTCAAGTGAAGTGGACCGAAGCAAGACGTCTAGGAGGTCATCTGAAGAATCGTCATCTTCTGAATCTGGGGCTTTCCCTAGAGTGTCACAGGAGCTCAAAACCGCGCTTTCCACGTTGCAGCAGACTTTTGTAGTCTCTGATGCTACACAGCCACACTGTCCCATAGTGTATGCAAGCAGTGGATTCTTCACCATGACTGGTTACTCTTCCAAGGAGATTGTTGGAAGAAACTG CCGGTTTCTGCAAGGGCCGGACACAGACCAGAAAGAGGTTGCCAAAATCAGAGATGCTGTCAAGAATGGAAAAAGTTACTGTGGAAGGCTCTTGAATTACAAGAAGGACGGAACTCCCTTCTGGAATCTTCTCACAATCACTCCTATTAAGGATGACCAAGGCAACACCATCAAGTTCATTGG GATGCAGGTTGAAGTAAGCAAATACACAGAAGGCGTAAACGATAAAGCATTGAGGCCTAATGGACTCTCTAAATCCCTAATCCGATATGATG CTCGCCAGAAGGAGAAAGCTTTGGATTCCATTACTGAGGTCGTGCAAACAGTAAGACATCGCAAGTCTCAAGTGCGAGATTCCGTGAGCAATGATGTAATGGTGACGCCTGGtagtactactactactacaccTGTTAGACAAGCTATACAACCAGATGAGGCTTCAAAGTCAGCCAGAACACCTGGGCGTGTTTCTACTCCAGCGAA GTCAAAGAGCAAATCGCTTGATGTTCCAAGTGTGGAACCTGAAGAATTGATGTTGAGCACAGAAGTAATAGAGCCGAGGGACAGTTGGGACCGTTTAGAAAGAGAAAGGGATATTCGTCAAGGCATTGATCTGGCTACCACTCTTGAGCGCATAGAGAAGAATTTCGTCATCAGTGATCCTCGTCTTCCTGATACCCCCATT ATATTTGCATCAGACAGCTTTCTTGAACTGACAGAGTATACACGTGAGGAAATTTTGGGGAGAAACTGTCG GTTTCTTCAGGGGCCAGAGACAGATCAAGCGACTGTCCAGAAGATAAGAGACGCAATTAGAGAGCAAAGGGAGATAACTGTACAGTTGATAAACTACACGAAGAGCG GAAAGAAATTCTGGAACTTATTCCACTTGCAACCTATGCGTGATCAGAAG GGAGAGCTTCAATACTTCATCGGTGTGCAGCTTGATGGAAGTGATCATGTGGAACCTCTCCGAAATCGTTTGTCTGAGAGAACAGAGATGCAGAGTTCTAAACTG GTGAAAGCCACAGCAACAAATGTAGATGAAGCTGTGAGAGAACTTCCAGATGCTAATATG CGACCGGAAGACCTTTGGGCTGCACACTCAAAGCCTGTCTACCCACTCCCTCACAAAAAGGAGAGTACTTCCTGGAAAGCAATACAAAAG ATCCAAGCAAGTGGAGAAACAGTGGGACTTCATCATTTCAAGCCAATAAAACCGTTGGGCTCTGGTGATACTGGCAG TGTTCATTTGGTTGAACTGAAAGGCACAGGTGAGTTGTACGCCATGAAGGCAATGGAGAAAACCATGATGTTAAATCGTAACAAG GTTCACAGAGCATGCATCGAAAGAGAAATCATTTCCCTTCTGGATCATCCTTTCCTTCCCACTCTCTACGCTTCCTTTCAG ACATCTACGCATGTTTGTTTGATTACAGACTTCTGCCCCGGTGGAGAGTTGTTTGCACTGCTTGACAGACAACCCATGAAATTTTTGTCGGAGGATTCAGCAAG GTTCTATGCAGCAGAGGTCGTTATCGGCTTGGAATATCTTCACTGCTTAG GGATAGTATACCGAGACTTGAAGCCTGAGAATATACTGCTCATGAAGGATGGACACATTGTATTAGCAGACTTTGATCTATCATTCATGACGGCCTGCACAcctcag CTTATTATTCCACCTGCACCTAGCAAACGAAGGAGGTCCAAGAGTCAACCACTACCGACTTTTGTTGCAGAACCAAACGCCCAGTCAAACTCGTTTGTAGGGACTGAAGAATACATTGCGCCT GAGATAATCACGGGCTCTGGTCATACGAGTGCAATTGATTGGTGGGCACTAGGGATATTGTTGTATGAGATGCTTTATGGTCGCACACCTTTCAGGGGTAAGAATAGGCAGAAAACATTTGCCAACATCTTGCACAAAGATCTCACTTTCCCCAGCAGTATCCCT GTAAGTCTTGTAGGTAGACAGTTGATCAACATGTTGCTAAATAGAGATCCAAGCAGCCGGTTAGGATCCAAAGGTGGGGCTAATGAGATAAAGCAGCATGCTTTCTTCCGTGGGATCAATTGGCCTCTCATACGGG AGCCCTCCACCACTGGAAGCACCGTTGCGTATAATAGAGAAAGATCCGAAAGCCAAAGATATAAACTGGGAAGATGA
- the LOC106420455 gene encoding uncharacterized protein LOC106420455 — MEEEKKKEGSYRYWVREATADAAPPPQPQKLTNNDVASNAPALGSLWNQAGTWEEKNITKWATDRLKELLGSVGSLQFSSGKAEIIDVNRCVGDAFLVTVRNKKRVGYTYELSLKVQGEWSFEEDTKKVKGSLDIPEFSFGELDDLEVNVKLSEDKELSQQLKQQVRLDMKQFLEPIRLKLGQFEQELKDR; from the exons atggaggaggagaagaagaaagagggaTCGTATAGGTACTGGGTGAGAGAAGCCACAGCGGACGCAGCTCCTCCTCCTCAGCCACAGAAGCTCACCAACAACGACGTCGCTTCCAATGCTCCTGCCCTCGGCTCCCTATGGAATCAG GCTGGCACTTGGGAGGAAAAAAATATCACGAAATGGGCCACTGATCGATTAAag GAGCTGCTGGGATCAGTGGGTTCATTGCAATTCTCTTCTGGAAAAGCTGAGATTATAGATGTTAACCGATGTGTTGGAGAT GCTTTCTTGGTCACAGTTCGGAACAAGAAAAGAGTTGGCTATACTTACGAGCTTTCCCTCAAAGTCCAAG GAGAGTGGTCTTTTGAAGAGGACACGAAAAAGGTGAAGGGGAGTCTCGACATTCCTGAGTTCTCATTCGGCGAGCTTGATGATCTTGAG GTGAATGTGAAGCTCAGTGAAGACAAAGAGCTTTCCCAGCAACTGAAGCAGCAAGTTCGGTTGGATATGAAGCAGTTCCTGGAGCCTATACGCCTGAAACTTGGACAGTTCGAGCAGGAACTAAAAGATCGATAG